CGTCCAGCCCGAACAGGATGATGTCGTCTTTCGACTTGAAATATGAAAAGAAGGTACGGCGCGAGATGCCAGCTCCTGCCGCGATAGCGTCCAGCGTCGTGCCGTCGTAACCGTCTTTAAGAAATAAATGCAATGCGACCTCGGCGATACGCTGACGTGTTTCGCGGCGCTTGCGTTCGCGCAAGCCTTCAGTGGGTTGCATGGCTGAGCGGGAATGGATTTCCGACATTTTAAATGGCCTATTGCATTTCTGCACTTGGTGCACTAAATTCTGCACTCAGTGCTTAAATATATGCACCCAGCTTATCTTCCTTCCCGCAGCAAGGCAAAGATCATGGCGAACTGGACAGCCCCCAATACCCCCACCTGGCGCTCGCGCACCGTGATCGCCACTGCGGTTGCAACCTCAGATTCCAAGGCACGGCTCATGCCTTCTCGGTGGCGAAACTATCTCGCCGCTCTCGGCCTACTGGTGATCTCTGCGAGTGCCGCAGGCGATTCGATGGCTCAGAACCTGCCGAAGCCGGATTGGAGTTTCACCGACATACCTTCTCAGAAGGGGCGAATCTTCCTCGTCACGGGCGGTACCAGTGGCATCGGGTACGAAAGTGCCAAGGCCCTGGCGGGCGCGGGTGCGCAGGTCGTGATCGCAGCACGCGATTCGAAGCAGGGTGAGGAGGCGATCAGGAACATCCGCCTGCAAACGCCCGACGCACTGGTGCGCTTCGAGGCGCTCGACCTGGCCGACCTAGGGTCGGTACGCGCACTTGGTAAGTACCTCAACACGACCCTGCCTCGTCTCGATGGCTTGATCAACAATGCGGGGCTTATGGAGCCGCCCGAGCGCATCACTTCGGCGGACGGCTTCGAGATGCAATTTGCCGTCAACTATCTGGGGCACTTTGCCCTGACTGCAGAGCTGCTGCCATTGCTGCAGAAGTCTGACTCCCCCCGCGTCGTCACCCTTTCCAGCATCGCTGCTGCCCGCGGTGGTGCCGTTCACTTCGAGGATATGCAGTTCGAGCGAGCCTACGATTCAATGGCTGCCTATAGCCAATCGAAGCTGGCCTGCCTGATGTTCGCTCGTGAACTGCAACGCCGCAGTGATGTACGAGGGTGGGGCATAAAGAGCATCGCATCGCATCCCGGCGTCTCGCGTACCAACCTGTTGGTAAATCGCGGCGGTGTATCGGGTTTCCTCCGCCGCAACCTGGCGTTTCTGTTCCAGCCGGCCTCGCAGGGCGCGTTGCCGACGCTCTATGCCGCCACCGCTGAGGATGCGCAAGGCGGAGCCTACTACGGCCCCACCGGCCTGATGGAAACGCGTGGCACACTTGGCTTCGCCACAGTGCCGCCCGCGGCCAAGGATGCCGGTACAGCCGCGCGCCTTTGGGCCATCAGCGAAGAGCTCAGCGGCACGCAGTTTCCGTAGCGGCTTCGCTTATCGGCTTGCTCCACAGGCAGCACGGCTGCTGCTGCGGCCTGCGAATGCCCTCTGAGTGCCAAGGCAAGAAAACCACCCCACGGCTATTGGAAGCACAGAATGAACCTGTCATTACGACCACTTGCCAGGCCCTCTCGTCCTGCCGGCGCGAAGATGAAATTACCAGCCCGCTTGCCAGCCTGGTTGGTATTGCCCGTGCTCTTGGGGGCGTGCGCTCAGGCGCCCAAAAGCACGGTAGCCGAGGCGCAGTTCGGGGGGCTGTCTTGTGCTGAGCTGGCCGTGCAAGCCGAGGATGGGCGTGTGTGGAAGGCAGCTGCCGATCAGGCCAAGAGTGATTCCTGGCACGCTGTTGTGCCCTTCATCGTGGCAGCCCGTTACGGTCGGGCTGCCTTTTCCTCCAATGCGGCGCAAAAGCATCTGGCTTCGCTTGGAGAACAATCAACCCGACTGGGTTGTGCTCATTAATGTTCGATGCCGCCCCAGCAGGTCGTATGCAGCTGGCGCAGCGCATCCACGAATCTTCGTTACGGCCAAGTTTCTCGTAGCTCAAGCCGCGCAGGCTTGAAACCAGGAGTCTTATGAGCGATATCCCGGAACGCAGCCCTGTCGATGATGGCAGCACGACTGAGGTGTACGGCATCGCGCCGAACACATTACCGCCAGAAACGCGCGTGAACAGGGGACGGCGGCGAGTGAACGCCATGCTGCTGATGGGGCTCCTGGCCTTGCATCCGTCGGTAAGGGCTCAGAGATCAGCGCCACCTTATCAGGTGACTGATTTCGATTGGGTCGATCATGCTCGATCACGGCCGGTGCCAGCGCGTCTTTACTGGCCAACCGGTAGCGCGCCTGACACCTCGGTGCCATTGGTGGTGTTTTCCCACGGCATCGGCGGTTCTCGGCAAGGCTACAGCTACCTCGGTAAGCACTGGTCTGCCCGTGGTATCGCCAGTCTGCATGTGCAGCATGTCGGCAGTGATGTGCAACTTTGGAAGGGCAACCCGTTCGGTGTGGTTGGTCGTTTGCAGGCGGCGGCTCGCGAGGAGGAGGCCATCGCCCGTGCCGGCGATGTGCGTTTCGCGCTCGACCGGATGCTCTCCGACGAGCCTGGCGGCCGTGGTGCTGCGATAGACCGTCGGTGCCTCGTCGCGGCGGGCCATTCGTACGGCGCCAATACCACGCTGCTTACGGTCGGTGCGCAGGTCATCAGAAACGGTCGGACCATCAGCTGCCTGGATCCGCGCTTCTGTGCGGCGGTGATTATCTCGGCACCCCCATTCTATGGTGAGACCGATCTGAAAGCGGTGCTCAGCAAGGTGTCGGTTCCGACCATTCACGTGACCTCGACCGACGACACGATCGAGATTCCGGGCTATCACTCGGGGGTGGAGGATCGACTGGCCATCTTCGATGCGATCGCCCATCCGCACAAGTTACTTGCCGTCTTTCAGGGTGGCTCCCACAGCATGTTCACCGACCGGTCACTCACCGGCGGCCCGTCGCTCAATCCCAAGGTTAAGGTTGCCACTGCAGATCTCGCTTTGGCGTTCCTCGACCTGATCTTCAAGCGTGACGGAGCGGCGCTCGCGCGCTGGCAAATCAACTGGCGAAGCATCCTGGTACGGGTACCAAGCCCCAGCTTCACGCCATGAAGTAGGCCGCCATGTGCCGGCATGAGGCAGGTCTGCTCTGCTTGGTGAAAACCAAGGCAACTTCTCGTCACGCTGATTCGACGTTGCGCACATCCAGCTGCAGCCTCCGCCCGGCAAGACCCGAAGTTTGCTGGCGTTCCAGCGTCGGCGAAGGTCTACCATCGCAAAAGTAATGCCTGCTCCATGCTGGCTAGCTTGATTTCGGTTTCCCGATATTCGCTGGCGGGCACGGAGCCCGCTACGATTCCGCAGCCTGCGAACAGATGACAATGCCGGGGGGCGAGCAGTGCTGATCTCAGTGCGACGAGGAAATCTCCATTGCCCTCCGAGTCCAGCCAGCCCACTGGAGCGGCATACCAACCGCGGTCGAAATCTTCGTGATGGCGGATAAAGCTCATGGCTGTTGCGCTCGGCAAGCCACCGACCGCTGGAGTAGGGTGGAGCGCCTGGACGCCCTCCAGGAGGCTGTACCCCTCCTTGAGCCGGGCTCTGATCGGAGTGCTCAGGTGCTGTACGGTGGCCAGTTTCAAGAGGCTTGGGCGGGCGGCAGCCTGGACTTCGCTGGCCATATCACCCAGCCTTTGGGCAATGGTTTCTACCACCAGGCGGTGTTCGTGCTGTTCCTTGCGATCTGCCAGCAAGCGATCGCCCAATGCCTGATCTTCATCGGGTGTGAGCCCACGCGGGGCGCTGCCTGCCAGGGCGTGGGTGGTGAGGTAACCGTCCTGACAACTGAGTAGCCGCTCCGGCGTGGCGCCCAGAAAGCAGTTATCGCCGCGATGCATGGCGAAAAGGTGCGACTGGCTGCGTTGGTCATGCAACCTGCACATCACTGCGCCGCTATCGAGGGAAGCTTGCAACTGATAGCGCACCTGGCGCGCCAGAACCACTTTGCTCAGGTCGCCGCGTCCAATGGCCTGCAGGGCGCGCTCGACGTTGGCTTGCCATTGCACTGCCGGCAAGGCGCTCCGCTCGATCACATGGGCCGCTGGAGCGGCCGCCGGAGGCGGGTTATCGAGCATCCGCTCATAGGCTGCGAGACTGTCACGGGCGAGTGCGGCAGGATCATCGCTGGCCTCGATCGTCCGCTGGCAGCTTAACCAGCGACCGCTGTGGTTTTCGCTGACCAGCCAATGGGCAAGATGGAAACTGGCGTCGGAAAACGCAGTCCAGTGCGCTGCCATGGTTCGCTGTTGATCGAAGCGAATACCGCCAAGCAGGATCGGCGGGTTCGGCCCATCGATCAAGGCATCGCTACAGAGTTCGCTCCATTGCCGATTGATTTCGGTCAACCGCTGATTGCCAGTGGCCTGGGCCTGCCACTGGGAGCCAAGGCCGAACAGCGTCAGGTCCGGATGTCGCGAACACCAGAAGAAACCCTGCCGGTTGGCGGCGTAGAGTTGCAGCGGGTTGAGGTCCGGCGCGGGGCTGGAACTCACCGTCACGATGGGTCGTCCATGCCTTGCGGCCTGACGTCGTGCCTCCTCGAACAGCGTCCGAAGTGCCGAAAACTCAGGGCCCTTCATTGTGCCAGGCCCTTCTTTTGCAGCCAGTAAGCCGTCTGCTCAGCGATGTACCAGTGGATGATCTGCTTGAACAAACCTTCGATGAATTCGCCGTCCAGCCCGACCTCCTGCGCCCATTGCCGGCGCTGGGGCAACATCGCCGCCACGCGATCCGGGGCGGCGATGCTGGACTGGTCGGGTTTGAATGCCGAGGCCGCCCTGACGTATTGCATACGCAGGCCCAAGGCATCGACGATCTGTTGGTCAAGGGTGTCGATGGCATGGCGAATGTCCGCCAGATCGCTGCAGTTTTCCGGGTTTTTCATACCTGAGCTCCATGATGGCGTGCGAAACGCCGTAACAGGTGATCGATGACCAGTCGAGGTTGTTGTTTGAGATAGAAGT
Above is a genomic segment from Pseudomonas argentinensis containing:
- a CDS encoding alpha/beta hydrolase family protein translates to MSDIPERSPVDDGSTTEVYGIAPNTLPPETRVNRGRRRVNAMLLMGLLALHPSVRAQRSAPPYQVTDFDWVDHARSRPVPARLYWPTGSAPDTSVPLVVFSHGIGGSRQGYSYLGKHWSARGIASLHVQHVGSDVQLWKGNPFGVVGRLQAAAREEEAIARAGDVRFALDRMLSDEPGGRGAAIDRRCLVAAGHSYGANTTLLTVGAQVIRNGRTISCLDPRFCAAVIISAPPFYGETDLKAVLSKVSVPTIHVTSTDDTIEIPGYHSGVEDRLAIFDAIAHPHKLLAVFQGGSHSMFTDRSLTGGPSLNPKVKVATADLALAFLDLIFKRDGAALARWQINWRSILVRVPSPSFTP
- a CDS encoding isochorismate lyase, with the translated sequence MKNPENCSDLADIRHAIDTLDQQIVDALGLRMQYVRAASAFKPDQSSIAAPDRVAAMLPQRRQWAQEVGLDGEFIEGLFKQIIHWYIAEQTAYWLQKKGLAQ
- a CDS encoding oxidoreductase codes for the protein MAQNLPKPDWSFTDIPSQKGRIFLVTGGTSGIGYESAKALAGAGAQVVIAARDSKQGEEAIRNIRLQTPDALVRFEALDLADLGSVRALGKYLNTTLPRLDGLINNAGLMEPPERITSADGFEMQFAVNYLGHFALTAELLPLLQKSDSPRVVTLSSIAAARGGAVHFEDMQFERAYDSMAAYSQSKLACLMFARELQRRSDVRGWGIKSIASHPGVSRTNLLVNRGGVSGFLRRNLAFLFQPASQGALPTLYAATAEDAQGGAYYGPTGLMETRGTLGFATVPPAAKDAGTAARLWAISEELSGTQFP
- a CDS encoding isochorismate synthase produces the protein MKGPEFSALRTLFEEARRQAARHGRPIVTVSSSPAPDLNPLQLYAANRQGFFWCSRHPDLTLFGLGSQWQAQATGNQRLTEINRQWSELCSDALIDGPNPPILLGGIRFDQQRTMAAHWTAFSDASFHLAHWLVSENHSGRWLSCQRTIEASDDPAALARDSLAAYERMLDNPPPAAAPAAHVIERSALPAVQWQANVERALQAIGRGDLSKVVLARQVRYQLQASLDSGAVMCRLHDQRSQSHLFAMHRGDNCFLGATPERLLSCQDGYLTTHALAGSAPRGLTPDEDQALGDRLLADRKEQHEHRLVVETIAQRLGDMASEVQAAARPSLLKLATVQHLSTPIRARLKEGYSLLEGVQALHPTPAVGGLPSATAMSFIRHHEDFDRGWYAAPVGWLDSEGNGDFLVALRSALLAPRHCHLFAGCGIVAGSVPASEYRETEIKLASMEQALLLRW